In the genome of Arachis stenosperma cultivar V10309 chromosome 6, arast.V10309.gnm1.PFL2, whole genome shotgun sequence, the window TACGGCAAAGTATTAAACATTTAATAATGGCTTCTCTGAATGCCACATATATCTCCAAACCAAGACAGGTGTAGAGTTCTGTTGATTGAACTTGCACATCTAACCATCCTAGCCCAACCAATTAGATGTTAGACGTCGCTCTTTCTCGACTAACCTTCCTGACATCATCAAACCAATAAAGTTGAAACACTAAAAAAGTTAAGAAGTTGgacaccaattttttttcctttaaaaaaaaggggaaagaaagaaggggggggggggggggggaagagagaaagaaaaaggagaTGTTTGTGCTCTTGGCACCAAAAACCATCATTAGGTGGTGTTAACAAAACAATCAATGCAGCCTCACGAGGGCCTGGTTACTGAACTTCAGGAAACACAAACACCAGTATCAactttattaactattttaacCAGTGAACTTAAATTTTACTGCCCTAGATGTTGTGCATAATTCTTTCTCAATCTATTCATCCTGGAATAATCAAAACCGGTAAAAGTGAAGCACTCAACACAACTAAGTAATTGGACAATCAATTTGCATCTCAAAATTCCACATAAACACTAAAAAACAAGAAATCCTTGTTAACCATAAAACAGACCATATTCCTCTCGTGTTCTTCCAGATTTTTTCATTAGAGTGATATTATATGAACATCTAAAATGTTCACATGGAGTTCACCGAGAACTAAAAATGAAGAACACAGAGATTGGTAGTTTGGATTCTCAAAAAAATTTCCTTATAAGATGAGAATGAGTTTAAAAGCAGCAGATACACTATGAACAAAACCATACCTTACTTTCTATAACATAAAACTGTGACGCAGTTTTAACCAGATTCAGACAGTCTTATTGGTGTTGCTATACATGAATGGATGAAAAGTTCGATGCTTGGTAAAATTTAGTACACTGTACATCTAACACTTAGGCTGAGTTTGTTTTTCGAGACTAAGACAGTATTGTGTTTGGGTTAGTATTGTGTTTGGCAACCCTGGAACTAAAATTTCATAGTACTGCCAAAAAGTGGGGACACAGGATACTAGAATTTCTAGGACGAAAACTGgaactttaataatatttcttttcaaaatactCTCATTTAACTTTTCAAATTCTAACTCTACCCCTCAATCTCCATATTTATCTTAAACTAAACATGATATTGGGACGTAACTTAGTCTTGTACATTTTATACCAAACACAATACAGAGATTTAATTTAGTCTCTGTCTCCCAGTCTCAGACTCTCTTCCAAACGCAGCCTTATAAAACCAATTGTAAGTTCATAACTACTCCCTCCGTCCATCAATATAAGTCActtcattttcaaattttgtcTAAATCTAAGTCACTTGAGTAGTTTAAGAATATCTTAATATCTTTTTTTCCCCTTTATCCctattcattaatttatattgAATAATCATTCTACAAAGaatattttaatatctttttgcTCACCAATATCCCTATTCAATAATTAGTAATTCAAATATACTATGTTCACACAAAAAATCAATCACCAAATCAACTACggtgtatttgtatataaatacatgtgttgtttaactaattttcaatgtgtattttgtatttcatGGTGTACAAATGGCTGATTTAGTGGCTGTACACgtagtttttaataattatatatgcACTAGCATTTACGCTAAGAGAATGTTACTGTCAATATAATCTAAAGTGTAAACACTTCAAATATCGTTGAAGTTAACATCAATGTTAAATCCAAGTAAGATCATATATATGAGAAAGGATACAAAAATAcgaagcaaaagagaagaataaCATGCCTGCTCTAACAAGTGCCTCCCAGAGCTCCTCAGGGAGAATGGATCCATTGTGCTCGACATCGATAGCTTGAAAAATGCGGTAGAGCTCAAGTTCCTTCTCATCCATGTACTTCTTGAACTCATCGTAGTCCACCCTCCCATCCTTGTTCTTGTCACAAGCGTTCAGAAGGTCCCTGGCGTACTTGTACTCCGAAGGAATCTGAAGCGCCGAAAGCCCTGCCTCGATGTGTGCGTATTCCAGGTAACCGCAATTCTCCTTGTCGAAGAACCCGAACATCTCGCGAATACGACTCTCACGTGCCTCCTTCGTCTCCTGTGACGCCAGCAGCACGTGATCCATCGTCACTGGAGGGTTGCTACTGCTCCGCTTCGACGCTcgcggtggtggtggtggtgctgcTGCCGCCTCCTCGCCCTCGCTCTTCTTCTTCGGCTTCAACCCCATCGATGCAAGAGAAGTTACCATAACCAGAAAATTGGAAGACAAAAAATTGTTAGTTACGCTAACGGAATTCGATTCCCCCAATGTGAGTGTAGTGTAGTGTGTTAAAGGAGCAACTTGGCCATTATTGAATTGGCGATGATTAAAATAGTAGCGTTAGGGATCGAATAAAAGAGGAAGACGGGTTGGGGAGCAGCATATTCTTCTGCTTTCTGCGAATTGGGGAAATCGGTTTTTTTTCCCccttaaaaaaaaagaggggaGTGGGAATTGGGGAATTCAACGAAACGCGGAAAACGACGAGTGGGAACGATGATTGCGTAAACGACGGGAGGTGGAAAGAATTGAACAGACTTGAAtacttttcttctcttttttttccgTTCTGAGGGCTTTATGATTCGATGGGAAGGGTGGCGCCGCCGTGGAGGGAGGGAGTGATTATTACCGGCGGTGATGGCAAGATGCGTCTCCGGCGATTCCGGATGTGTTGAACAACGTGCCAGTCGTCATCGCAGAAAAGAGGATTTTGATTCTGGCGTATAGTTAAAAGAATatttaataacataaaaaaatgcaaataaaattttaaaataatataagaaCGTGATCGTAGTGAATCCAACAGTGTGAGACGCAGAGAAGTTTGGAGTTTggaattttctttttaattttattttattttaattagtgtTTGTGACGTGTGAGACTGAGCTGtgagattttatttttggaagCTATTTATTATGCAATTTTCCACTTTTCCTAGTGTTAAGTGTATAGCAAACCGCAGTcacttttttgtttcttatttaaACCGCTTACCATGAATGAATTATTGAATTCAGTTATTTGGAGAAGAAAAATTCATAAGAAcataattgaaaatttaaaatatgacCAAAAAGTAGTCATTATTGTCCAAGAGAACGCGTGGTTGGCGTGCTTCTACTCTGGCAACCTTATGCACAAAAACCTAATAattgtttgaaaaataaaataattaaaaacggtataataatatataatatagacAATTAGACATCATGTTAAACGTGGGAGTAACGTAACCAACAACCACCAGTTCCGTTACATCGATAGGACATAGGAGTTAATAACTTGAGCACAATACACACGCTTCATATACGTAGAGGGAGAtaagaaaacaaaaactaactaaTAGGAGTCTTAATAACTCGAGCACAATACATACGCTTCATAAGAATGTAAAAAGTGAGGAATATTCAGTTTTGTAATTGATGCTTGAGCTTCTCCAGAGCTGCCATAGCTGCCATTTGCTTCAGTTGTCTCTCCTCATTGAGTCTCCTTGCGGATTCAGCTTCCTCAACTCTGCCCATCAATTTTGTGTCAGCTTCCAGCCTTCTTCTCTTTAAGTCACCAAGACGAGACTCGATCGTCGCGCTCTCCAGTTCACAAGATTTCAGTTGGTTCTGCTTCTCGTGGAGCTCGGCCTTCATACGCAAGACTTCTTCACGAAGCATTTCCCCTTTCAAGTTACATGCTATGAACATGGCCTCGGTCTCGACAGTTTCTTCCTGGATCTGTGCCAGCTTCGTTTTCTCCTCTTCGATAATTCGATTGGATTCGCCCAGAGTGAGGCGATTCTCCATGGACTTGTCGATTTCTGCTATGGCTGAAACATTATTGATATAGTCCCAAACATGGTCAGAAAAGAGCTTATAGTCAGCAGTAAGAACAAGCTCCTGCAATATCTTAAAACAGCCATCCACCGCTACTCTAATAGAGTCATGATCATGAATATCCAGGTCCTCGATTTCTGTAAGAAACTCACGAAGCATATATGACaccattttctttcttctttcggCCTCCGACATTAGCTTCCGTTTGGTGCCTTGTGTCACTGTTAGCATAGCACTAACACCTCCAGGAACCTCAGTTTGCATAACATCATCTCCGGAAATCTGACCCAAAACCGTAGTATCGCTACCTCTTGAAGAAAGTTGTGCGTCTTCATTAAGGCTAGTGACGGTAGACTGATTGCATTCAGGAGGACTATCGCCGGCAGTTGGGTGTTCAGAATCAGAGATCTCATCATAGGATGTGAAAGTGCCTTCAAAGAAGAGACACaatcaacaaataaaatttagacAATAACAGGAATTTTGGATCATGCAACAAATAAAGAGCAGAGTTTAGGGGAATTTTGAATTCCAGGCTCTGTGGGGAATGTAAAAAAATTCAGCTGTCCTAACCAACCCATTGAAAAACACCCTTCATTTAAATTAGATCAAGACTCGAGAAGTTCACACGACATCCctaatgaaaatttttaagaggtGCTCATCTACTACAGCGAAAGTTAATCTTTGTGATCAAGACAAATGGTGTTGATTACTTGTAGCTTGAGGTGACATTTAATTttgttgaagaaaaagaaaggcaTAAGAGCAAGTCTCAAGTCTTTCCAATTACTATTCTACAATCACTATGACTTTGATTGCATGGATTTGGAGTTTGTAAAGAATCAAGTAAGATAAACAAATCACGTGATCCCCTTGGTCTGAGAAAAGCAGCAGCAAGATTATTCCTAAAAATGTGAATGTGCCTTTCACCTGTTGGTGGTGCATTATCACCAATAGCATCATTGAAACTGTTGTTGCCGAAAAGATTTTGTCGGCAAGTTAGCCCTGTTGCAAATCTTGACCGGAATGACTCCGCTTCCTTGTCAAAGTCATCCCAGTTCACATCTTCCGCATCAAGATCATCATCAATAACCTCAAATTCGTTTAAACCAACTTGTCTTGGAGGGGTTGCCTTTGGAGATGTATCGTCACCCAGTGGAACCTCAGGTATGGCGTTCAAGGAGGGAGCCTCAGAAATGTCCATCGCTGTCATGCTTTCCGGATAATCGACAAGTAATTCACCACTCCCACTCAAGCCCCTAATTCGCTGCTTACCACGCAGTTCATCCTCTGTCACAATGAATCCACAGTTTCCATGTCCCTGTTTGAAACAATCAGATAtcacaataaataaaattatggtTATAAAGAAACAATATTCTAGGGAAATCCATGTCcaagattttttttgttattattttttgataaaagaACTTCATTAAGATGGTTAGAAAAACAATACAAGGAGAAGGAAGATACAGCCAACAAAATCAAAAGTAGAGCAAGCATCACTTTCAAATCCCTCATCATGAAAAcgatatagataaataaaatatgagcTACCTTTCTTGTATGCCACAGATCATAACATGCCTCTACCACCCTATCCTTCCCACTTCCAAATTTTTCTCGAGAACAAAATGAATATTGCAAACTGTAATAGTGTTGTATATGCCTAGAATATGTGAACATCATGCATTTATAAGTACCAAAATGAATATTACAAACTACAAAACAGCATTTAAGTCTTCATGTTTTCTAAAAGAGGTAAAAAAGAGGTCATCATCACAAATGTCACAAATCAAGGGCAAAGCTATTAAGAAATAACTCCAAACCAAAAATGAAGCAACAGAAGATCATGCATGCATACCGGTTGAACAGGACAAAGAAAACGGAACTTTCTATCAGCATTGGGGTCCCTCTCTTTTGCACAAACCCCTGCACCGCACTCACAAACAGGGTACTTATACGGCGGAGGATCAAAGTATTCTTCATCCCTAGGTGGTTCATTACAGAATCCAATAAACCCTTTACACTGTTTCCCCTACACTCCAAAAACAACAAAGCTTAGTTAAATCACAAAGAAAAGGAACAAATTTGAAGGGGTTGGAAGCATACCTCTTTGATTGGGCAAACATAGAACTTCTTTCCGAAGTTCTTAGTAGACTTTGAAGTCTTCACCAAGCAGAATCCGTACCCACAGCGGCAATATATGTTATCGGGGATCGGGGAGGAACCGTTACTGTGAAGAGCAAGAGGACATTGTCTGTACCAGTGACCTTTCTTGCCACAATTGAAGCACGTTGAGTAATCTCGTGTTCTTGAGCCCTGTTCTTGGGTGGGTCGAGATGGGTTTTCAGGAGTGTATGGAACAAATTGAGGTTGGGTTGTGGGTTTTGATGGTGTGTTAGAAAGAGGCATGGCCATTTTAGTTTCTGCTTCacacattcttcttcttcttgactgAATTTATTAAAGGGAAAGAGCGGGTGATGTAGTAAAATCACAGTGGGGTGAGAGATAGCAGGGGTTAGAGTGTTAACTGTTACAGAGTCTGAGAGATTGATTACCTTC includes:
- the LOC130935130 gene encoding uncharacterized protein LOC130935130, with the protein product MCEAETKMAMPLSNTPSKPTTQPQFVPYTPENPSRPTQEQGSRTRDYSTCFNCGKKGHWYRQCPLALHSNGSSPIPDNIYCRCGYGFCLVKTSKSTKNFGKKFYVCPIKEGKQCKGFIGFCNEPPRDEEYFDPPPYKYPVCECGAGVCAKERDPNADRKFRFLCPVQPGHGNCGFIVTEDELRGKQRIRGLSGSGELLVDYPESMTAMDISEAPSLNAIPEVPLGDDTSPKATPPRQVGLNEFEVIDDDLDAEDVNWDDFDKEAESFRSRFATGLTCRQNLFGNNSFNDAIGDNAPPTGTFTSYDEISDSEHPTAGDSPPECNQSTVTSLNEDAQLSSRGSDTTVLGQISGDDVMQTEVPGGVSAMLTVTQGTKRKLMSEAERRKKMVSYMLREFLTEIEDLDIHDHDSIRVAVDGCFKILQELVLTADYKLFSDHVWDYINNVSAIAEIDKSMENRLTLGESNRIIEEEKTKLAQIQEETVETEAMFIACNLKGEMLREEVLRMKAELHEKQNQLKSCELESATIESRLGDLKRRRLEADTKLMGRVEEAESARRLNEERQLKQMAAMAALEKLKHQLQN